The following DNA comes from Methylophilus sp. 5.
GCACCAGCCGGAATCTGTACGCCTATAGTTTCTGAGGCCATGGGCAAAGGCCGGATCATGAAAATCACCATCCAGATCGCGAGTGCCAGCCCACTTGCAGCGAGCAGCGACACGCCGTACTTCACACCTTGCTTAATGAACCACATAAGCTAAATCTGACCTGAGCTGTTTGGCCCAATCGTTGCTTGCAATCAGCTGCTCGTCAATCTGCGTCACTTGCAACACGCCATACACACTATTGGCAATGACCACCGCATCGGCATCAAACAGGTTTTCCATAAACAGGCCGGTCGATACGACCGACTGGCCATGGGTTTTATACCAGTCGAGTATTTTTTGCCGCATCACGCCCGCCACGCCACACGCATCGAGCGCAGGCGTCATCACCAGGCCGTCTTTGCTGATAAACAAGTTGCCGCTCACCGCTTCAATCACATGGTCACCATAATCGCGCAACACACCGTCAAAAAAGCGCGGGTCTTTAAGCTCTGCGCGCGCCAGTACGTTTTCCAGCCGATTAAGATGCTTAATGCCTGCCAGCAGCGGCTGTGATGCCAGCCGCGTTTGGCAGGTATATAACGCCACACCGGTGGCATAAATCTCAGGAGGATAAACTGGCAGTGCGCTGTGTATTAACACACGCGTTGGCTCACAAATAGCTGGTGGTGCGTAGCCGCGCGCGCCGTCACCACGGGTAATAATGATTTTAACAATGCCGGATGGCAACGCTGCTTCATCTCCTGCTGCCATCAGGTATT
Coding sequences within:
- the pabC gene encoding aminodeoxychorismate lyase; the protein is MTSVRYCVNGKLVSGVAPTNRGFAYGDGIFRTMRLLNGELQDWPLHYQTLLADCSKIQIVCPSAELLMQEFKYLMAAGDEAALPSGIVKIIITRGDGARGYAPPAICEPTRVLIHSALPVYPPEIYATGVALYTCQTRLASQPLLAGIKHLNRLENVLARAELKDPRFFDGVLRDYGDHVIEAVSGNLFISKDGLVMTPALDACGVAGVMRQKILDWYKTHGQSVVSTGLFMENLFDADAVVIANSVYGVLQVTQIDEQLIASNDWAKQLRSDLAYVVH